From a region of the Takifugu flavidus isolate HTHZ2018 chromosome 20, ASM371156v2, whole genome shotgun sequence genome:
- the pdzph1 gene encoding uncharacterized protein pdzph1 isoform X1, which produces MSKRGRRRSSKRRKSSGSKSTSPYNQQENQSCSYKDEMKKDQNVLSASENERKCKSEQEEGHTNLSPNPNVVYMKTTEDKEKGMKITTSVSVSDMKHSFPKITFQLSHELLAENPSLSEMKKRKSFGLNLKLEMKEGAELNNPALKSNFHFIYGEDCKYPPPDVESPEGPSQHPWTSRESHSTNQTQEQTSTMWESPNVSQYYSQHHRHHPVVNISPLTMRKHIQRNVDPEKCQNVAPTEQRSAPVSPLRSAMLGELAFSRITQRLFHPAPNITPKTDGGTTFSGAPLFSGSEQHPGDISLVEDHSCPKRKSWIQNKDAEKRGCFFPIKRCNTFPGMSEALGMTREVLVSPYHGCVWSLIMNSLPFNTVRLGNLHQQKIHLSSFGNRKCQCPQSRRSSTSVPEIPKYPQDMKIGRLQPCGRQTVSRCPHENVELDRDDPEGKISEEADSGFCPELEGEHLSPEQLPEELHPPQRHSHTPMLCQPVEAGGEQDGASLIPHITAASDLTSGPVDSTCGQHLIPITVEPPHTFPSATSALSNQWSEETNDLLLDTEKREEEEKHKADISSAQDSTDKLDQKLPKVDETPRFSLDNSHHLRPVDSSVSDHWAAKRKLFKENKQWSSAGGSSIASDMTEEQACEDCPPVDMAAQDEDRGFYAETFYSSAWVYQGDDSPGTVPPSLNSRTRAVSIRERTVKISKGTGEYPWGFRIQFSKPIVVTEVDTNGAAEEAGLIVGDSVLAVNGTDVTSIPHSEAANLARQGPDLLTLTIGSDIARYPSSPRPACRGYLYKRTQSGLIKGWRKRWFVLTHECCLCYYRHRRDEGRQRPLHAVRLEGAEVRPHTSLGRPFVFKCCPQAGSRVFFFCATSSQEMKRWLEAMEKAIRPVTQQTHVWEDVTRHNCSLPPLAVKSPECLGLLHKLDRSKDTWVQHYCILKDGCLSFYSGIRATHAQGGIYLQGYMVREQPYGSKKSSIELKPPSDEFKTFYFCAENATENKRWILALQASVKKWLPLHQALQDYMDQPPEETRM; this is translated from the exons ATGAgtaagagaggaaggaggagaagcagcaagaggaggaagagctccgGCTCCA AGAGCACCTCACCGTacaaccagcaggaaaatcaaAGCTGCAGTTATAAAGATGAAATGaagaaggaccaaaatgttttATCAGCTTCGGAGAACGAGAGGAAATGCAAAAGTGAGCAAGAGGAAGGTCATACCAACCTATCGCCCAACCCAAATGTTGTTTACATGAAAACAACAGAGGACAAAGAGAAGGGAATGAAGATAACCACATCTGTGTCAGTCAGTGACATGAAGCATTCATTTCCAAAGATTACCTTTCAGCTGTCACATGAACTCTTAGCAGAAAATCCGTCACTTTCtgagatgaagaaaaggaagagcttCGGGTTGAATCTGAAACTTGAAATGAAGGAAGGGGCAGAGCTGAATAATCCGGCATTGAAGAGCAACTTTCATTTCATATATGGAGAGGACTGCAAGTACCCTCCTCCAGATGTTGAATCACCTGAGGGGCCTTCACAGCACCCCTGGACTTCCAGGGAATCTCACAGCACCAATCAGACTCAGGAACAAACATCAACCATGTGGGAGAGTCCCAATGTTTCTCAGTACTACAGTCAACACCACAGACATCATCCGGTGGTGAACATCAGCCCTCTCACAATGAGGAAACACATTCAGAGAAATGTTGATCCTGAGAAATGTCAGAATGTTGCACCCACCGAACAACGTTCCGCCCCTGTGAGCCCCCTCAGATCAGCCATGCTGGGTGAGCTGGCCTTCTCCAGGATAACTCAAAGACTGTTCCATCCAGCACCAAACATCACCCCCAAAACTGACGGTGGAACCACCTTTTCTGGTGCACCTTTATTCTCAGGGAGTGAGCAGCACCCAGGGGACATCAGCCTAGTGGAAGATCACAGCTGTCCAAAGAGAAAGTCCTGGATCCAGAACAAGGATGCAGAGAAGCGAGGTTGCTTTTTCCCCATCAAGAGATGCAACACATTTCCCGGGATGTCAGAGGCTCTTGGGATGACCCGAGAGGTGCTGGTGTCCCCCTATCATGGATGTGTTTGGTCTTTGATCATGAACTCACTCCCTTTCAACACAGTGAGGCTGGGAAATCTTCATCAGCAGAAGATCCATCTTTCTTCATTTGGGAACAGAAAATGTCAATGTCCACAGAGCAGGCGGAGTTCTACCTCCGTCCCAGAAATCCCAAAATACCCCCAGGATATGAAGATCGGCCGCCTTCAACCATGCGGACGACAAACTGTCAGTAGATGCCCTCATGAAAATGTCGAACTGGACCGAGATGATCCTGAAGGCAAGATCAGTGAAGAAGCAGACAGCGGGTTCTGTCCAGAACTAGAGGGAGAACATCTCAGCCCAGAGCAGCTCCCAGAGGAGCTTCACCCACCCCAgcgtcactcacacacaccgatgTTGTGTCAGCCCGTAGaggctggaggggagcaggacGGAGCCTCCTTGATTCCTCACATCACCGCTGCCAGTGATCTGACTTCAGGACCGGTGGACAGCACCTGTGGACAGCACCTTATTCCAATCACCGTAGAACCTCCACACACGTTCCcttcagcaacatcagctcTGTCCAACCAATGGAGTGAGGAAACAAAtgacctgctgctggacacagagaaaagggaagaggaggagaaacacaaaGCTGACATAAGTTCTGCTCAGGACTCTACAGACAAGCTCGACCAGAAGCTCCCCAAGGTGGACGAGACGCCCAGAT TTTCCTTAGACAACAGCCACCACCTGAGGCCTGTGGACAGCAGCGTCTCCGACCACTGGGCCGCCAAACGCAAACTCTTCAAGGAGAACAAGCAGTGGAGCTCTGCTGGAGGAAGCTCCATCGCCAGTGACATGACAGAGGAACAAG CATGTGAGGATTGTCCTCCTGTGGACATGGCAGCTCAAGATGAAGACAGGGGCTTCTATGCTGAAACCTTCTACTCTTCAGCGTGGGTTTACCAGGGAGATGATAGTCCAGGGACAGTTCCTCCCAGCCTCAACAGCAGAACAAGAGCCGTCTCAA TTCGTGAGAGGACTGTGAAGATCAGCAAAGGAACCGGAGAGTATCCGTGGGGCTTTAGAATCCAGTTTTCCAAACCCATTGTGGTGACAGAGGTTGACACAA atggagcagctgaggaggctggCCTGATTGTCGGAGACTCTGTATTAGCTGTCAACGGAACTGATGTCACAAGTATTCCCCATTCTGAGGCGGCTAACCTAGCTAGACAAG GTCCAGATCTTCTGACATTGACCATTGGGTCAGATATAGCTCGGTATCCCAGCAGCCCCAGACCAGCGTGCCGTGGCTACCTCTACAAGAGGACGCAGTCCGGCTTGATTAAAGGCTGGAGAAAGAGGTGGTTTGTGCTCACACACGAGTGCTGCCTGTGTTACTACAGACATCGACGG GACGAAGGCAGGCAGAGGCCTCTGCATGCAGTCAGGCTAGAGGGGGCTGAGGTGAGGCCACATACATCCCTGGGAAGACCCTTTGTCTTCAAGTGCTGCCCTCAGGCTGGTTCTCGAGTGTTCTTCTTCTGTGCCACCTCCAGCCAGGAGATGAAGAG GTGGCTGGAAGCGATGGAGAAAGCCATCCGTCCTGTAACACAG CAGACTCACGTGTGGGAGGACGTGACCAGACACAACTGCAGCCTCCCTCCACTGGCCGTCAAAAGCCCTGAGTGTCTGGGACTGCTGCACAAACTGGACAGAAGCAAGGACACATGGGTTCAACACTATTGCATCCTGAAGGACGGCTGCCTCTCCTTCTACAGCGGGATCCGTGCAACTCATGCCCAAG GTGGGATCTACCTGCAGGGATACATGGTGAGAGAGCAACCTTATGGCTCCAAGAAGTCCAGCATCGAGCTGAAACCTCCCTCTGACGAATTCAAGACCTTTTACTTCTGTGCCGAGAACGCAACCGAGAATAAACG GTGGATTCTCGCGCTCCAAGCCTCTGTGAAGAAGTGGCTGCCTCTTCATCAGGCCCTGCAGGACTACATGGATCAACCCCCTGAAGAGACACGAATGTGA
- the macir gene encoding macrophage immunometabolism regulator, giving the protein MDVRGGPGTHLSILPAAEIMATLKPEAEKPRCSSTPCSPIRGLVAGYQILHMDANYLVGFTTGEELLKLAQKWSEGPSEKSPGTSPVVPKAVNVGAHRSSRTFKGKHRYYQPYDIPVAGGRRRRRMPSSSDTLRSPAPGQSEPGLHSSLPLCLLKGTRAQSKSLDYLNLDKIRIKESPDTEVLQHQLQHLTLRNECVCSNQT; this is encoded by the coding sequence ATGGATGTCCGTGGAGGTCCTGGAACACACCTGTCCATTCTGCCTGCAGCTGAGATCATGGCTACATTAAAACCTGAAGCAGAGAAACCTCGCTGTTCCAGCACCCCGTGTTCCCCCATCAGAGGCCTGGTTGCAGGATACCAGATTCTCCACATGGATGCCAACTACCTGGTAGGCTTCACCACTGGTGAGGAGCTGCTAAAGTTGGCCCAGAAGTGGTCAGAAGGCCCCTCGGAGAAGAGTCCCGGCACCAGCCCCGTGGTTCCGAAGGCTGTGAACGTGGGTGCTCACAGGTCTTCACGCACCTTCAAAGGCAAACATCGCTATTACCAACCGTATGACATTCCAGTGGCTGGTGGGCGCAGACGCAGGCGCATGCCCAGCTCCAGCGACACCCTCAGGTCCCCGGCCCCAGGTCAATCCGAACCGGGTCTGCATTCGTCGCTGCCGCTGTGTCTGCTCAAAGGCACCAGGGCCCAGTCCAAGTCTCTGGACTACCTGAATCTGGACAAAATCCGAATCAAAGAGTCTCCAGACACAGAGGTGCTacagcaccagctgcagcacctgaCCCTGcggaatgagtgtgtgtgcagcaacCAGACATAA
- the pdzph1 gene encoding uncharacterized protein pdzph1 isoform X2, protein MSKRGRRRSSKRRKSSGSKSTSPYNQQENQSCSYKDEMKKDQNVLSASENERKCKSEQEEGHTNLSPNPNVVYMKTTEDKEKGMKITTSVSVSDMKHSFPKITFQLSHELLAENPSLSEMKKRKSFGLNLKLEMKEGAELNNPALKSNFHFIYGEDCKYPPPDVESPEGPSQHPWTSRESHSTNQTQEQTSTMWESPNVSQYYSQHHRHHPVVNISPLTMRKHIQRNVDPEKCQNVAPTEQRSAPVSPLRSAMLGELAFSRITQRLFHPAPNITPKTDGGTTFSGAPLFSGSEQHPGDISLVEDHSCPKRKSWIQNKDAEKRGCFFPIKRCNTFPGMSEALGMTREVLVSPYHGCVWSLIMNSLPFNTVRLGNLHQQKIHLSSFGNRKCQCPQSRRSSTSVPEIPKYPQDMKIGRLQPCGRQTVSRCPHENVELDRDDPEGKISEEADSGFCPELEGEHLSPEQLPEELHPPQRHSHTPMLCQPVEAGGEQDGASLIPHITAASDLTSGPVDSTCGQHLIPITVEPPHTFPSATSALSNQWSEETNDLLLDTEKREEEEKHKADISSAQDSTDKLDQKLPKVDETPRFSLDNSHHLRPVDSSVSDHWAAKRKLFKENKQWSSAGGSSIASDMTEEQACEDCPPVDMAAQDEDRGFYAETFYSSAWVYQGDDSPGTVPPSLNSRTRAVSIRERTVKISKGTGEYPWGFRIQFSKPIVVTEVDTNGAAEEAGLIVGDSVLAVNGTDVTSIPHSEAANLARQGPDLLTLTIGSDIARYPSSPRPACRGYLYKRTQSGLIKGWRKRWFVLTHECCLCYYRHRRDEGRQRPLHAVRLEGAEVRPHTSLGRPFVFKCCPQAGSRVFFFCATSSQEMKRWLEAMEKAIRPVTQTHVWEDVTRHNCSLPPLAVKSPECLGLLHKLDRSKDTWVQHYCILKDGCLSFYSGIRATHAQGGIYLQGYMVREQPYGSKKSSIELKPPSDEFKTFYFCAENATENKRWILALQASVKKWLPLHQALQDYMDQPPEETRM, encoded by the exons ATGAgtaagagaggaaggaggagaagcagcaagaggaggaagagctccgGCTCCA AGAGCACCTCACCGTacaaccagcaggaaaatcaaAGCTGCAGTTATAAAGATGAAATGaagaaggaccaaaatgttttATCAGCTTCGGAGAACGAGAGGAAATGCAAAAGTGAGCAAGAGGAAGGTCATACCAACCTATCGCCCAACCCAAATGTTGTTTACATGAAAACAACAGAGGACAAAGAGAAGGGAATGAAGATAACCACATCTGTGTCAGTCAGTGACATGAAGCATTCATTTCCAAAGATTACCTTTCAGCTGTCACATGAACTCTTAGCAGAAAATCCGTCACTTTCtgagatgaagaaaaggaagagcttCGGGTTGAATCTGAAACTTGAAATGAAGGAAGGGGCAGAGCTGAATAATCCGGCATTGAAGAGCAACTTTCATTTCATATATGGAGAGGACTGCAAGTACCCTCCTCCAGATGTTGAATCACCTGAGGGGCCTTCACAGCACCCCTGGACTTCCAGGGAATCTCACAGCACCAATCAGACTCAGGAACAAACATCAACCATGTGGGAGAGTCCCAATGTTTCTCAGTACTACAGTCAACACCACAGACATCATCCGGTGGTGAACATCAGCCCTCTCACAATGAGGAAACACATTCAGAGAAATGTTGATCCTGAGAAATGTCAGAATGTTGCACCCACCGAACAACGTTCCGCCCCTGTGAGCCCCCTCAGATCAGCCATGCTGGGTGAGCTGGCCTTCTCCAGGATAACTCAAAGACTGTTCCATCCAGCACCAAACATCACCCCCAAAACTGACGGTGGAACCACCTTTTCTGGTGCACCTTTATTCTCAGGGAGTGAGCAGCACCCAGGGGACATCAGCCTAGTGGAAGATCACAGCTGTCCAAAGAGAAAGTCCTGGATCCAGAACAAGGATGCAGAGAAGCGAGGTTGCTTTTTCCCCATCAAGAGATGCAACACATTTCCCGGGATGTCAGAGGCTCTTGGGATGACCCGAGAGGTGCTGGTGTCCCCCTATCATGGATGTGTTTGGTCTTTGATCATGAACTCACTCCCTTTCAACACAGTGAGGCTGGGAAATCTTCATCAGCAGAAGATCCATCTTTCTTCATTTGGGAACAGAAAATGTCAATGTCCACAGAGCAGGCGGAGTTCTACCTCCGTCCCAGAAATCCCAAAATACCCCCAGGATATGAAGATCGGCCGCCTTCAACCATGCGGACGACAAACTGTCAGTAGATGCCCTCATGAAAATGTCGAACTGGACCGAGATGATCCTGAAGGCAAGATCAGTGAAGAAGCAGACAGCGGGTTCTGTCCAGAACTAGAGGGAGAACATCTCAGCCCAGAGCAGCTCCCAGAGGAGCTTCACCCACCCCAgcgtcactcacacacaccgatgTTGTGTCAGCCCGTAGaggctggaggggagcaggacGGAGCCTCCTTGATTCCTCACATCACCGCTGCCAGTGATCTGACTTCAGGACCGGTGGACAGCACCTGTGGACAGCACCTTATTCCAATCACCGTAGAACCTCCACACACGTTCCcttcagcaacatcagctcTGTCCAACCAATGGAGTGAGGAAACAAAtgacctgctgctggacacagagaaaagggaagaggaggagaaacacaaaGCTGACATAAGTTCTGCTCAGGACTCTACAGACAAGCTCGACCAGAAGCTCCCCAAGGTGGACGAGACGCCCAGAT TTTCCTTAGACAACAGCCACCACCTGAGGCCTGTGGACAGCAGCGTCTCCGACCACTGGGCCGCCAAACGCAAACTCTTCAAGGAGAACAAGCAGTGGAGCTCTGCTGGAGGAAGCTCCATCGCCAGTGACATGACAGAGGAACAAG CATGTGAGGATTGTCCTCCTGTGGACATGGCAGCTCAAGATGAAGACAGGGGCTTCTATGCTGAAACCTTCTACTCTTCAGCGTGGGTTTACCAGGGAGATGATAGTCCAGGGACAGTTCCTCCCAGCCTCAACAGCAGAACAAGAGCCGTCTCAA TTCGTGAGAGGACTGTGAAGATCAGCAAAGGAACCGGAGAGTATCCGTGGGGCTTTAGAATCCAGTTTTCCAAACCCATTGTGGTGACAGAGGTTGACACAA atggagcagctgaggaggctggCCTGATTGTCGGAGACTCTGTATTAGCTGTCAACGGAACTGATGTCACAAGTATTCCCCATTCTGAGGCGGCTAACCTAGCTAGACAAG GTCCAGATCTTCTGACATTGACCATTGGGTCAGATATAGCTCGGTATCCCAGCAGCCCCAGACCAGCGTGCCGTGGCTACCTCTACAAGAGGACGCAGTCCGGCTTGATTAAAGGCTGGAGAAAGAGGTGGTTTGTGCTCACACACGAGTGCTGCCTGTGTTACTACAGACATCGACGG GACGAAGGCAGGCAGAGGCCTCTGCATGCAGTCAGGCTAGAGGGGGCTGAGGTGAGGCCACATACATCCCTGGGAAGACCCTTTGTCTTCAAGTGCTGCCCTCAGGCTGGTTCTCGAGTGTTCTTCTTCTGTGCCACCTCCAGCCAGGAGATGAAGAG GTGGCTGGAAGCGATGGAGAAAGCCATCCGTCCTGTAACACAG ACTCACGTGTGGGAGGACGTGACCAGACACAACTGCAGCCTCCCTCCACTGGCCGTCAAAAGCCCTGAGTGTCTGGGACTGCTGCACAAACTGGACAGAAGCAAGGACACATGGGTTCAACACTATTGCATCCTGAAGGACGGCTGCCTCTCCTTCTACAGCGGGATCCGTGCAACTCATGCCCAAG GTGGGATCTACCTGCAGGGATACATGGTGAGAGAGCAACCTTATGGCTCCAAGAAGTCCAGCATCGAGCTGAAACCTCCCTCTGACGAATTCAAGACCTTTTACTTCTGTGCCGAGAACGCAACCGAGAATAAACG GTGGATTCTCGCGCTCCAAGCCTCTGTGAAGAAGTGGCTGCCTCTTCATCAGGCCCTGCAGGACTACATGGATCAACCCCCTGAAGAGACACGAATGTGA